From Eschrichtius robustus isolate mEscRob2 chromosome 7, mEscRob2.pri, whole genome shotgun sequence, a single genomic window includes:
- the RPS24 gene encoding small ribosomal subunit protein eS24 isoform X2, translated as MNDTVTIRTRKFMTNRLLQRKQMVIDVLHPGKATVPKTEIREKLAKMYKTTPDVIFVFGFRTHFGGGKTTGFGMIYDSLDYAKKNEPKHRLARHGLYEKKKTSRKQRKERKNRMKKVRGTAKANVGAGKKK; from the exons ATG AACGACACGGTAACTATCCGGACAAGGAAGTTCATGACCAACCGACTACTTCAGCGGAAACAAATG GTCATCGATGTCCTTCATCCTGGGAAGGCAACAGTACCTAAGACAGAAATTCGGGAAAAACTAGCCAAAATGTACAAGACCACACCAGATGTCATCTTTGTGTTCGGATTCCGAACCCATTTTGGTGGTGGCAAGACAACTGGCTTTGGCATGATTTACGATTCCTTGGATTATGCAAAGAAGAATGAGCCCAAACACAGGCTTGCAAGA catggcctgtatgagaagaaaaagacctcgAGAAAACAGCGAAAGGAACGcaagaacagaatgaagaaagtcAGGGGGACTGCAAAGGCCAATGTTGGTGCTGGCAAAAAG AAATGA
- the RPS24 gene encoding small ribosomal subunit protein eS24 isoform X3, whose product MNDTVTIRTRKFMTNRLLQRKQMVIDVLHPGKATVPKTEIREKLAKMYKTTPDVIFVFGFRTHFGGGKTTGFGMIYDSLDYAKKNEPKHRLARHGLYEKKKTSRKQRKERKNRMKKVRGTAKANVGAGKK is encoded by the exons ATG AACGACACGGTAACTATCCGGACAAGGAAGTTCATGACCAACCGACTACTTCAGCGGAAACAAATG GTCATCGATGTCCTTCATCCTGGGAAGGCAACAGTACCTAAGACAGAAATTCGGGAAAAACTAGCCAAAATGTACAAGACCACACCAGATGTCATCTTTGTGTTCGGATTCCGAACCCATTTTGGTGGTGGCAAGACAACTGGCTTTGGCATGATTTACGATTCCTTGGATTATGCAAAGAAGAATGAGCCCAAACACAGGCTTGCAAGA catggcctgtatgagaagaaaaagacctcgAGAAAACAGCGAAAGGAACGcaagaacagaatgaagaaagtcAGGGGGACTGCAAAGGCCAATGTTGGTGCTGGCAAAAAG